The genomic stretch TTCATGAGTCTTCCGTAGGAAATAGCTTACTTGATCTGTATTTGAAATGTGATGAACCAACTAGTGCAAGCCTGCTGTTTAGGACAATGCCAAGAAGAGACCTGATATCATGGAACACAATGATATCTGGTTACTCAAGAAATGATCTGCTGCATGAAGAGGCTCGATCAGTGCTCAAAGGATTACTTTCTGAGGGTTTATGCTGCAGCTTGACCACTATGCTAGCTGTCATACCTTCATGCTCTACTCCAGAAGAACTTAGCTTTGGCCAAGCACTACACTCTTTCAGCCTGAAGTGTGGATTTACATGCAATGAAGTTTCAGCTGTTAATGCTTTGATGCACATGTATATGAGCTGTGGTGATCCACTGGCCGCCTTTTCGCTTATTGAAAGAATAATACCGGTATCAGATATCGTTTCCTGGAATACGATCATGGTTGGCTGTCTTCAAAATGGACTTGACAAAGATGCATTGGAAGCCTTCCGGTTCATGTATTGTTCTTTGGCCATAAACCCTGACAGTATTACGTTAGTTAGTGCCTTATCAGCATGTGGAAATCTTAATCTGCTAGCACTAGGGAAATCCATTCACTCCATGATACTGAAGCACTTGTTTGCTTCCAATTTGAGGGTGCAGAATTCATTATTGACCATGTATTTCCGCTTTGGAGATACCACAAGTGCTGAGTTAGTCTTTTATAGCATGGTAGACACAAATTTGTGCTCCTGGAATTGTATGATCTCTGGTTTCGCACAGAATAACAACGGCTGGAGAGCATTGCAGTTCTATCAGAAGATGGAGGATTTTGCACCTAATGAAATATCTCTAGTCGGTATCATCTGTGCTTGCACACAGCTTGGTGATTATAGACAAGGAAAGAGCATACACGGGCATGTGGTCAGGTCTGGTCTGGACAATAATGTTTTTATTTCAGCATCACTTGTTGATATGTATTGCAAGTGTGGGAGACTGGACATTGCTGTCAGAGTATTTGAAGCTTCTGGCGAAAAATCAATTGCTGGGTGGAACTCCATGATATCAGCTTTTGGGTTCCATGGCCATGGGTTGAAATCTATTGAACGTTTCTGGAAGATGAATGATTCTGGAATGAAAGCCACGAAAAGCACTTTTATTGCTCTATTGTCAGCTTGCAGTCACTCTGGACTTGTTGATGAAGGGTGGAAGTATTATCGCCTTATGTCAGAAAAGTTTGGGATCACGCCAGCCCCAGAACACCATGTTTGCattgtagacatgcttgggcgAGCTGGTCGGCTGGAGGAAGCACACAAATTTGTGGAGAGCTTGCCGTCTCAACAAGCACACGGAGTTTGGGGTGCACTGTTAAATGCTTGCAGTAGCAGGAGTGAACTCGAGATGGGCGAATCCATTGCCAAGCATCTGCTCCATTTGGAGCCTGGAAATAGCGGTTATTATGTGACTATTTCAAACCTTTATGCATACAGAGACATGTGGAGCGGTGCAGTCCAAGTTAGGAGCGttttgcaagataaagggttggTGAAGCCCCATGGTCATAGTATTGTTGGTTAAGCGGTGGATCATAAACTATAGAAGCCATACAGTATCAAAAGTCACCACAAATGTCTGTTAACTTCCCAAGTTCTTCTTACAAGCTGTTTCAACTGTGAGTTGCAACACTGGTATCTTATTCGTAAGCTCTGCTGTCTACTCTTTGTACTCTCTGTTCATAAGGTTTAGCTAGAACATGATCAAAATCTTACATGGCATAATTTTCTACTTCTGCTTTTTCTTCCAATGCAATAGTACTTGAATTCCACTGTTGTTTCTTTACTGACCATTTTTTTAACTAACTACCCAAGCATATAACTGCAGATGAACAAAAATTTAACCAGTTTCTAGCCCACCAGAACTTACAGCTTTAcccaaaaatataattaagattaCACTGCATTTTGTAGGAGCTATTTGTGGAAGCAAAAGTTAAAGGAAAAACTCGACACCGAGTTTGTTGCATCACGAGTTGAAAATACTGCCTGAACAATTGAACATAATTTGTTAAAGAGTGCCTTGCTCCAAGATAGTGCCCTCCCATTCTTCAGCACCAGCTTCAGAGGCAGTTCTGGACGGTGTTTGGGCGAAGAAGATGAAGAGTAGAGAAGAACGGAGATGGGTGGCGGCGAAGACGGAAGACATGAAGTAGAACACTGGCTAGCGGCCGATGCCACTTGCGGCTTGCCCCTGCCAACGCCAAAGCTGCTGGCTGCTCACGCGCCGGTCGTCATTCCTGGCACCTCCGTGGACCACGAGGCCACGAGGGCACCACACAGGCACAACTGCATGCATGCCTCCTCATGTCATGCTCCAAGGAAAGGAAGAAGACAGttatcaaaaagaaaaaagaaaaaaaaaaggaaaggaagCAGACAGACTGAGATGAGCGAAAGGAAGGAAAGGAAGCGTGGTGGTTAGCTATGTCTCAG from Sorghum bicolor cultivar BTx623 chromosome 3, Sorghum_bicolor_NCBIv3, whole genome shotgun sequence encodes the following:
- the LOC110433871 gene encoding pentatricopeptide repeat-containing protein At4g19220, mitochondrial-like; translated protein: MRRHTPGLLAVKLLHASSLLRPPSLLAPRASLFHHAPNNAHHLLDETPHGRAASIVRAIKSVSSSSGDTDRVPCLHCASLKSGAVLDPPVRTSLLAAYARAGRGAGAGAALALFREAVAPDVILWNAAIGALTMSCRYDDATALFRRMARELGEFDSTTVVVMLSGASRAGNLRRGMELHGMAAKMCLGAHCLSVWNALVDMYAKCGDFDSAEVVFQSMPCRDTTSWNSVISGSIFNGLAEVAAWYFREMRCSIFQPDEVSLSSVLSACSRLDDLFSFGESVHSCVVKLGYEETASCSVANSLMTFYSEFGIPEAAEKVFASNLNRNLVSWNAMIKGLVRNERVTEALAVLREMRSENQPDVATLVTIISGCGYQDLLFEGKALHGYIIRKGLLHESSVGNSLLDLYLKCDEPTSASLLFRTMPRRDLISWNTMISGYSRNDLLHEEARSVLKGLLSEGLCCSLTTMLAVIPSCSTPEELSFGQALHSFSLKCGFTCNEVSAVNALMHMYMSCGDPLAAFSLIERIIPVSDIVSWNTIMVGCLQNGLDKDALEAFRFMYCSLAINPDSITLVSALSACGNLNLLALGKSIHSMILKHLFASNLRVQNSLLTMYFRFGDTTSAELVFYSMVDTNLCSWNCMISGFAQNNNGWRALQFYQKMEDFAPNEISLVGIICACTQLGDYRQGKSIHGHVVRSGLDNNVFISASLVDMYCKCGRLDIAVRVFEASGEKSIAGWNSMISAFGFHGHGLKSIERFWKMNDSGMKATKSTFIALLSACSHSGLVDEGWKYYRLMSEKFGITPAPEHHVCIVDMLGRAGRLEEAHKFVESLPSQQAHGVWGALLNACSSRSELEMGESIAKHLLHLEPGNSGYYVTISNLYAYRDMWSGAVQVRSVLQDKGLVKPHGHSIVG